A genomic segment from Roseofilum casamattae BLCC-M143 encodes:
- a CDS encoding ATP-binding protein, with amino-acid sequence MQDNAGGMKPETVARIFEQGFTTKGVGKGTGLGMAIALQIIQEKHGGSIAVQSKIGSGTEFQIDLPIA; translated from the coding sequence ATTCAAGACAATGCAGGCGGAATGAAGCCGGAGACGGTTGCACGAATTTTTGAGCAGGGGTTTACGACGAAAGGAGTGGGAAAAGGTACGGGTTTGGGCATGGCGATCGCCCTGCAAATTATTCAAGAAAAACACGGTGGGAGTATCGCGGTACAATCCAAAATTGGTTCGGGAACTGAATTTCAGATCGATTTGCCGATCGCCTAA
- a CDS encoding trifunctional serine/threonine-protein kinase/ATP-binding protein/sensor histidine kinase — MSALSTDYPTLSNYQAIELIHESDRTLVYRGKNIESGQPAAIKLMRNRYPSFQELVQFRNQYAISKNLDLEGVIKTYAIERYENRYALIMEDMGGISLAEYEKRASLSLSHFLHIAIQLSDILHQLHDRAIIHKDIKPANILIHPETQQIKLIDFSISTLLPKERQTLQTPRGLEGTLAYISPEQTGRMNRGIDYRSDFYSLGVTLYELLVGSLPFTSEDALELIYAHIAVSPDSLSNWIVLGGELCPPTLSEIVMKLMAKNAEERYQSALGLKYDLEKCLEDYEETGKIESFELGERDICDRFIIPEKLYGRSEPVQMLLDSFHRVAEGNSEMMLVAGFSGIGKTAAIDEVHKPIVKNRGYFIKGKFDQFSRNIPLSAIAIALRNLMGQLLGGSDAELDAWKTQILEAVSTNGQVLIDAIPELERIIGQQPEAPQLSGTAAQNRFNLLFQKLITVFASEDHPLVIFLDDLQWADSASLKLIEVLMSDRKTSHLLLLGAYRDNEVFPAHPLMLTLAELEKQAAVISTITLPPLAKTCINQLVADTLSCTLKLATPLTELIYRKTEGNPFFTTQFLKRLYDDKFITFNREQGYWQCDLVRVQDASLTDDVVEFMAERLQKLPPPTQEVLKLAACIGNQFDLETLAIAREIPAEEVTIEIWKALHEGIVLPIGAAYKFFQGELDSPAREIDDVSYRFLHDRVQQAAYSLIPEAQKQATHLNIGQLLLENLLAGDGKSNTEANNTEINRDRPIFDIVNHFNLGRHLIREPEQRLQLARLNLQAGQQARQSVAYDAAFAYIATGLEYLPDCCWEAYYELTLQLYREGVSAACTSREFATMDRWLDIARDRIISLLDRIPFYETQIQAFVAQKQLSAAIELGLNTLEQLGETFSKNPQPEDFGRSIQAIKTSLAGRQIEDLIDLPSMEDKRGLAVLQILWRLSSVLVMSAPKLMPFCMFKAVKLSIDLGNSVLSAPAYATYGMILCSAAGDIPTGYRFGQLALKILDKYDGKVVYAKTLVRFATGVRHWQDPLQDTLPSLAEAYQLALEVGDLESAAICAAGYGYHSYFAGTELTQLEGELDAYSQGIEAIGQQTVLYWHKIYHQDVLNLLGESEVPWCLVGTAYDETVNLPMKEQYNDGVGLGIAYIHKSILCYLFHQFDLARETLNLAANYIQRLAPFAHTSWFYFYQALASLATYSLEECTNEEELPQESERSRNKLQHWARHAPANYQHKLDLIEAERCRVLGQKLEAMELYDRAIAGAKERGYIQEEALANELFAKFYLEWSFSSARSQGRKKEAGLYMQEAYYCYAQWGAKAKTKHLEESYPQLLIPILQQEKVLSTNQEERHRTSSIIAASTTTNPSSTSTIANISSILDFSSLLKTSQTLSGEIELDGLLSSLMKIILENAGATKGALLLTSDRGLQIEAIATRIEDSSKFTIDLLHQAIPLSGTMDLPVGLVRYVRHTQEMIILDASSAQEQFTSEPYILDYNPQSLLCLPLLERGQLIGILYVENRLTADAFTRDRVEVLEMLCAQAAISLENARLYRKAQEALHDLQNTQLQLVQNEKMATLGNLVAGVAHEINNPVGFISGNIDAAREYLQDLLHGLELYQNHASIPDRIMDEIADLDLDFITEDFPKLIASMETGCDRITNISTSLRTFSRLDTASKTEFNLHDGIESTLLILKYRLKANENRPAIEVVKHYGKIPLVKCYAGQINQVFMNLLANAIDALEEGDRASNRIAIATELSEDNLNIVVRITDNGIGMSAEVKKQIFEQGFTTKGVGKGTGLGMAIAKSIIEEKHGGAIACQSELGKGTEFIISLPIR; from the coding sequence ATGAGTGCGCTCTCAACAGATTACCCCACACTAAGTAACTATCAAGCGATCGAACTGATTCATGAGAGCGATCGCACCCTCGTCTATCGCGGTAAGAATATCGAGAGCGGGCAACCCGCAGCCATTAAATTAATGCGCAACCGGTATCCTTCGTTCCAAGAACTCGTACAGTTCCGCAACCAATATGCCATTAGTAAAAACCTAGACCTAGAAGGAGTCATCAAAACCTACGCCATCGAACGCTACGAGAACCGCTACGCTCTGATAATGGAAGATATGGGGGGCATCTCCTTAGCCGAATATGAGAAACGAGCCTCCTTGTCCTTGTCCCATTTTCTCCACATCGCCATCCAACTGTCAGACATTCTACACCAACTGCACGATCGTGCGATTATTCACAAAGATATTAAACCGGCAAATATTCTCATTCATCCGGAAACGCAACAGATTAAACTGATTGACTTTAGTATTTCCACTCTATTGCCTAAAGAAAGGCAAACCCTGCAAACTCCTAGAGGGTTAGAAGGAACTCTGGCTTATATTTCTCCAGAGCAAACCGGACGAATGAATCGAGGAATTGACTACCGCAGCGACTTTTATTCCTTGGGAGTGACCTTATACGAACTGTTGGTTGGCTCTCTTCCTTTTACCAGCGAAGATGCTCTCGAGCTGATTTACGCCCATATTGCTGTCTCTCCCGACTCTCTGAGTAATTGGATTGTTTTAGGAGGAGAACTATGTCCGCCAACGCTTTCAGAGATAGTAATGAAACTGATGGCGAAAAATGCCGAAGAACGCTATCAGAGTGCGTTAGGACTGAAATATGACTTAGAAAAATGCCTGGAAGACTATGAGGAAACAGGGAAAATCGAGTCATTTGAATTAGGCGAACGAGATATTTGCGATCGCTTTATTATCCCGGAAAAACTCTACGGACGCTCCGAGCCAGTACAAATGCTTCTCGACTCGTTTCATCGCGTGGCAGAAGGCAACAGCGAAATGATGCTAGTTGCTGGATTTTCTGGGATCGGGAAAACCGCTGCGATCGATGAAGTCCACAAACCTATTGTCAAAAATCGCGGTTATTTTATCAAAGGAAAATTCGACCAATTTAGTCGGAATATTCCCTTAAGCGCGATCGCGATCGCATTGCGAAACTTAATGGGACAATTACTCGGAGGCTCCGATGCCGAATTAGATGCTTGGAAAACTCAAATTCTCGAAGCCGTCAGCACGAATGGGCAAGTCCTTATTGATGCCATTCCCGAACTCGAACGGATTATCGGCCAGCAACCGGAGGCTCCCCAATTATCGGGGACGGCAGCGCAAAACCGCTTTAACTTACTCTTTCAGAAATTAATTACAGTTTTTGCCAGTGAAGACCATCCCCTCGTCATCTTTCTCGACGACTTGCAATGGGCAGATTCGGCCTCATTAAAGTTAATTGAAGTGTTGATGAGCGATCGCAAAACCAGCCATTTACTCCTGTTAGGCGCTTACCGAGACAACGAAGTCTTTCCCGCCCATCCATTGATGTTAACCTTAGCTGAGTTAGAGAAACAAGCCGCAGTAATTTCGACGATTACTCTCCCTCCTTTAGCCAAAACTTGTATTAATCAGTTAGTTGCCGATACTCTCAGTTGTACCCTGAAGTTAGCCACTCCATTAACAGAATTAATTTATCGGAAAACTGAGGGAAATCCGTTTTTTACCACCCAATTCTTAAAACGATTATACGACGATAAATTTATTACCTTTAATCGCGAGCAGGGATATTGGCAATGCGATCTCGTCCGAGTACAAGATGCCTCTCTCACCGACGATGTGGTAGAATTTATGGCAGAGCGCTTGCAAAAACTACCGCCGCCGACCCAAGAGGTATTGAAGCTCGCCGCTTGTATTGGTAACCAATTTGACCTAGAGACCTTAGCGATCGCGCGCGAAATTCCTGCGGAAGAAGTCACCATCGAAATTTGGAAGGCATTGCATGAAGGCATTGTTTTACCCATCGGCGCAGCCTATAAGTTTTTCCAAGGAGAGTTGGATTCTCCAGCTCGAGAAATCGACGATGTAAGTTATCGATTTCTGCACGATCGCGTACAACAAGCCGCCTATTCTCTCATTCCCGAAGCGCAAAAACAAGCCACTCATCTCAACATTGGGCAACTGTTGTTAGAAAACCTACTCGCCGGCGATGGCAAAAGCAACACAGAAGCAAACAATACCGAGATTAATCGCGATCGCCCCATCTTCGATATTGTCAATCATTTTAATCTCGGACGCCACTTAATTCGCGAGCCAGAGCAACGGCTGCAACTGGCTCGATTAAACTTACAAGCCGGACAACAAGCCAGACAAAGCGTCGCCTATGATGCAGCCTTTGCCTATATTGCCACCGGATTGGAATACTTGCCCGATTGTTGCTGGGAAGCGTATTACGAACTCACCTTGCAACTCTATCGCGAAGGCGTTAGCGCGGCTTGCACGAGCAGAGAGTTTGCCACCATGGATCGATGGCTCGACATTGCCCGCGATCGCATTATCTCGCTTCTCGATCGCATTCCCTTCTACGAAACCCAAATTCAAGCCTTCGTCGCGCAAAAACAGCTCTCGGCAGCCATAGAGCTTGGCTTAAATACCTTAGAACAATTGGGAGAAACCTTCAGCAAAAATCCCCAACCTGAAGATTTTGGGCGCAGCATCCAAGCCATTAAGACCAGTTTAGCCGGGCGCCAAATTGAAGATTTAATCGATCTGCCTTCAATGGAAGACAAACGAGGATTAGCAGTATTGCAAATTTTGTGGAGATTATCATCAGTACTGGTGATGAGCGCGCCCAAATTGATGCCATTTTGCATGTTTAAAGCAGTTAAATTATCCATCGATTTGGGAAACTCCGTCTTATCCGCTCCCGCCTACGCCACCTATGGCATGATTCTCTGTAGCGCTGCTGGAGATATTCCCACCGGCTATCGCTTCGGCCAGCTCGCCTTAAAAATTTTGGACAAATATGACGGTAAAGTTGTCTATGCCAAAACCCTCGTCCGGTTTGCCACCGGAGTTCGACACTGGCAAGATCCCTTGCAAGATACTCTACCGAGTTTAGCTGAAGCCTATCAACTGGCATTAGAGGTAGGCGATCTCGAATCTGCTGCCATTTGTGCTGCCGGATATGGATATCATTCCTATTTTGCCGGGACAGAACTCACCCAGCTCGAGGGAGAACTCGATGCCTATAGCCAAGGAATCGAAGCTATTGGGCAACAAACCGTATTGTATTGGCATAAAATCTATCATCAAGATGTCTTGAATTTATTGGGAGAATCAGAGGTTCCTTGGTGTTTGGTAGGAACTGCCTACGACGAAACCGTAAACCTGCCGATGAAAGAGCAATATAACGATGGCGTTGGTTTAGGCATTGCTTACATACATAAATCAATACTTTGCTATTTATTCCATCAATTCGATCTCGCTCGCGAGACCCTAAATTTAGCCGCAAACTATATTCAAAGATTAGCTCCCTTTGCTCATACTTCTTGGTTTTATTTCTATCAAGCGCTCGCTAGCTTAGCCACTTACTCTTTGGAAGAGTGTACCAATGAAGAAGAACTGCCCCAGGAGAGCGAACGCAGCCGAAATAAACTGCAACATTGGGCCCGACATGCTCCGGCAAACTATCAGCATAAGTTGGATTTAATTGAAGCAGAACGCTGCCGAGTTCTCGGACAAAAATTAGAAGCAATGGAACTGTACGATCGCGCGATCGCTGGAGCAAAAGAACGCGGCTACATTCAAGAAGAAGCCTTAGCAAACGAACTCTTTGCCAAATTTTACCTAGAATGGAGCTTCAGCTCGGCTCGGTCTCAGGGACGCAAAAAAGAGGCCGGACTGTATATGCAAGAAGCCTACTATTGCTATGCTCAATGGGGGGCAAAAGCCAAAACGAAACATTTAGAAGAAAGCTATCCACAACTATTAATACCAATCTTGCAACAGGAGAAAGTGCTTTCGACTAACCAAGAAGAACGCCATCGCACCTCTTCCATTATTGCTGCATCAACAACCACCAATCCTTCTTCAACAAGCACAATTGCTAATATTTCTTCAATTCTTGACTTTTCGTCCCTATTAAAAACATCGCAAACCCTTTCGGGGGAAATCGAACTGGATGGTCTCCTGTCGAGCCTGATGAAGATTATTCTAGAAAATGCGGGAGCCACCAAAGGGGCGTTATTACTAACCAGCGATCGCGGATTGCAGATCGAAGCGATCGCCACTCGGATTGAAGATAGCAGTAAATTCACCATCGACCTATTGCATCAAGCTATTCCTCTATCTGGAACCATGGATTTACCGGTAGGATTAGTTCGGTATGTTCGCCATACCCAAGAGATGATAATTTTAGATGCAAGCTCTGCCCAAGAACAGTTTACTTCCGAACCTTATATTTTAGATTACAACCCGCAAAGTTTGCTCTGTTTGCCATTGCTGGAGAGAGGACAATTAATCGGAATTCTTTATGTCGAGAATCGTTTAACTGCCGATGCCTTTACTCGCGATCGCGTCGAAGTGTTAGAAATGCTCTGCGCTCAAGCTGCGATTTCCCTCGAAAATGCCAGATTGTATCGAAAAGCGCAAGAAGCTCTGCACGATTTACAAAACACTCAACTGCAATTAGTCCAAAATGAAAAAATGGCAACCTTGGGAAATTTGGTTGCGGGAGTTGCCCACGAAATTAATAATCCAGTTGGGTTTATTAGCGGAAATATTGATGCCGCTCGGGAGTATTTACAGGATTTGCTCCATGGCTTGGAACTCTATCAAAACCATGCTTCTATTCCCGATAGAATTATGGACGAGATTGCAGACCTAGATTTAGACTTTATTACCGAAGATTTTCCCAAACTAATCGCATCTATGGAAACCGGATGCGATCGCATTACCAATATTAGTACGTCCTTGCGTACCTTTTCGCGGTTGGATACGGCAAGCAAAACCGAGTTTAATCTCCATGACGGAATCGAGAGTACGTTGTTAATTTTAAAATATCGACTGAAAGCCAACGAAAACCGTCCGGCAATTGAAGTCGTGAAACATTATGGCAAGATTCCATTGGTAAAATGCTATGCAGGACAAATTAACCAAGTATTTATGAATTTACTGGCCAATGCGATCGATGCCTTAGAAGAGGGAGATCGAGCATCAAATCGGATTGCGATCGCCACTGAGTTAAGTGAAGATAACCTGAATATCGTCGTGCGAATTACTGATAATGGTATCGGGATGTCAGCAGAAGTTAAAAAACAGATATTCGAGCAAGGATTTACAACAAAAGGAGTAGGTAAAGGCACGGGTTTAGGAATGGCGATCGCCAAGTCTATTATCGAAGAAAAACACGGGGGTGCGATCGCTTGTCAATCGGAACTCGGTAAAGGCACGGAATTTATCATTTCTCTACCCATAAGATGA
- a CDS encoding AAA family ATPase produces MSAISTDLPKIGQYQAIALIYESDRTLVYRGQNVENEQPVIIKLLGNAYPSFGELVRFRNQYVITQNLDSPLIVKPITLERYGNSYALIMPDRGFVSLSSYWQNANADLRELLALALQLAESLYLLAGQQVLHKDIKPANILIHPVTQQVQLIDFSIASLLPKEQRQLVNPKGLEGTLAYISPEQTGRMNRGIDYRTDFYSLGVTLYELLTGMLPFSVSDPLELVHCHIAQSPIAPVDLLDAEGQPYPAMLSGIIMKLMAKNAEDRYQSALGLRHDLERCLRSLEETGQIAEFELGERDVCDRFLIPEKLYGREAEVRALLDAFERVAAGSREMMLVAGFSGIGKTAVVNEVHKPIVRQHGYFIKGKFDQFNRNIPFSAFVQAFRNLMGQLLSESDEALANWKTQILAAVGDNGQVLIDVIPELVQVIGQQSPATELSGSAAQNRFNLLFQKFIAVFTTPEHPLVMFLDDLQWADSASLNLMKVLMGESDMGYLLLLGAYRDNEVFPAHPLMLALGEIVKNKAILNTITLEPLSESGLNCLIADTLSCTLDLAFPLTELVYQKTKGNPFFATQFLKALNEDEWICYNLELGYWQCDIVAVRQLALTDDVVEFMATQLQKLSTQTQEILKLAACIGNQFDLSILAIVSEQSPEQVATALWNALQEGLVLPQSEVYKFFQDRESDTRESSTDISVGYKFLHDRIQQASYVLIADNKKQSVHLKIGQLLLAHQSDSDREDSDNIFNVLNHLMIGIDADPSSIPAEQLAELAFLAGMKAKLSIAYQAAIDYFSFGLSRLHQDAWETHYQLVFDLNREKAECDYFVGRFEESESILNYALTKVKRPRDTAQIYGIFMNQRMTQGTDLVSGINAGIKGLAVLGMMLPTDVEALEALVKEELRQVQEAFDKISPRVLLDLPEMSDPVQKNCMDLLPILMSISYVAGNSTLNWLTLLRIINLSLQYGRAESSSFAFCYYGMVLASQGHYQEAYQFGSVALEVDRTFHNKHYIGKNNNIFAHSINPYTRPLAENLPLYQQSFEVCTELGDLIFGVWAIEFLMWTHLIKGSPLPLIEEEAQKYISYVQGVNDYNMLCCFELKQQFVQELMDETLEDDSLTYIGFMNNPNLKLWQDNHYEHGINWYGFLVLQRLYLKENYGQAVEIAQLLKSTLATNFGFFPILIYHVYYPLSLIANYSEVDSETQTVYLQQIQEQQQILQKCSENCSDNFLHKYHLISAEIAYLNGDRLQAIELYDRAIAGAKENEYIQEEALANELAAKFYLDWGKEKIAAVYMQEAYYCYAHWGAKAKTDHLEANYPELLAPILQQQRTEASAVNNLTRLTQTLTTSLETQTSSSTSISETLDVATILQAAQKLSSTIELEQLLGDIAEIILINAGAKKMALLTLERAQWQLHATAEQHEQGNITTQTQPQPLTPDNPVVPLRLIQYVKNTQQSVLINEAKTEIAGILEGYLLQYQPQSVLCLPLINQGDLVAIAYLEHPTTKRVFTPNRQTILEFLCAQAAVSLQNAQLYQQAQQSQSKAEQALVELQQAQLQLVQSEKMSALGNLVAGVAHEINNPVGFLQGNIQPAQDYVRDLLGLIDVYQTEYPQENETVEDEIEAIDLEFVREDLPKLLNSMNLGVDRIRNISTSLRTFSRTDKEHKTAFNLHEGIESTLLILKHRTKANEQRPKVEVVKNYGELPEVQCFPGQLNQVFMNILANAIDAFEEANQGKTYQEIEASPNMIAITTFLHNE; encoded by the coding sequence ATGAGCGCAATTTCGACCGACCTTCCCAAAATTGGCCAATACCAAGCGATCGCACTCATCTACGAAAGCGATCGCACCCTCGTCTATCGCGGGCAGAATGTAGAGAATGAGCAACCCGTCATTATCAAATTACTGGGCAACGCATATCCTTCTTTTGGAGAATTAGTCCGATTTCGCAATCAATATGTCATCACTCAAAACCTCGACTCCCCACTGATCGTCAAACCCATCACCCTAGAGCGTTACGGCAACAGCTATGCCTTGATCATGCCCGATCGAGGATTCGTCTCCCTCAGCAGCTACTGGCAAAACGCCAACGCTGACCTGCGAGAGCTGCTCGCCCTAGCCCTGCAACTGGCTGAGTCCCTCTATCTTCTGGCGGGGCAGCAAGTTCTCCATAAAGACATCAAACCCGCCAATATTCTGATTCATCCGGTTACGCAGCAAGTGCAACTGATTGACTTTAGCATCGCCTCCTTGCTCCCTAAAGAACAACGCCAACTGGTGAACCCCAAAGGCCTCGAAGGCACCCTCGCTTACATTTCCCCCGAGCAAACAGGACGGATGAACCGGGGCATTGACTACCGTACCGATTTCTATTCCCTCGGTGTCACCCTCTACGAGTTATTGACCGGGATGCTGCCCTTTAGTGTCAGTGACCCGTTGGAGTTGGTGCATTGCCACATTGCACAATCGCCTATTGCGCCAGTGGATTTGCTGGATGCTGAGGGTCAACCCTATCCGGCGATGCTCTCGGGGATTATCATGAAGTTGATGGCGAAAAATGCCGAAGACCGCTATCAGAGTGCGTTGGGGTTGAGGCATGATTTAGAACGATGTCTGCGATCGCTGGAAGAAACAGGCCAGATTGCTGAGTTTGAACTCGGCGAACGGGATGTCTGCGATCGTTTTCTGATTCCGGAGAAGCTCTATGGACGCGAGGCAGAAGTTCGGGCTTTACTCGACGCTTTCGAGCGGGTGGCGGCTGGCAGTCGTGAAATGATGCTGGTGGCCGGGTTTTCCGGGATTGGGAAAACGGCGGTGGTCAATGAGGTGCACAAGCCGATCGTCCGTCAGCACGGCTACTTCATCAAAGGAAAATTCGATCAGTTCAATCGCAACATTCCGTTCTCCGCCTTTGTGCAGGCATTCCGCAACTTGATGGGGCAACTGCTTAGTGAATCGGATGAAGCGTTAGCGAACTGGAAAACCCAAATCTTGGCAGCCGTGGGAGATAACGGCCAAGTGTTGATTGATGTGATTCCCGAACTTGTACAAGTTATTGGTCAACAATCGCCCGCAACTGAACTATCGGGCAGTGCAGCGCAAAACCGTTTTAACCTTCTGTTTCAAAAATTCATTGCCGTATTCACCACTCCGGAGCATCCATTAGTGATGTTTCTGGATGACTTACAATGGGCTGATTCAGCTTCGTTGAATCTCATGAAAGTCTTGATGGGAGAGAGTGATATGGGATATTTGCTTCTATTGGGAGCTTATCGAGACAATGAAGTCTTTCCAGCACACCCCTTGATGTTGGCGTTAGGTGAGATTGTCAAAAACAAAGCGATTCTCAACACCATCACTCTAGAACCTTTAAGTGAATCAGGATTAAACTGTCTGATAGCAGACACTCTTAGTTGTACTCTCGATCTGGCATTTCCTTTGACGGAATTGGTGTATCAAAAAACTAAGGGAAACCCATTTTTCGCCACTCAATTTCTCAAAGCACTCAATGAAGATGAATGGATTTGCTACAACCTGGAGTTGGGCTATTGGCAGTGCGATATTGTTGCGGTGCGACAACTGGCATTGACGGATGATGTAGTGGAGTTTATGGCAACTCAATTGCAAAAGTTGTCAACACAGACACAAGAGATATTGAAGTTAGCCGCTTGTATTGGCAATCAGTTTGATTTGTCAATCTTAGCCATTGTGAGCGAACAGTCCCCGGAGCAGGTGGCAACAGCACTATGGAATGCATTACAAGAAGGTCTAGTCCTGCCTCAAAGCGAAGTTTACAAATTCTTTCAAGATCGTGAAAGCGACACACGAGAGTCCTCAACGGATATCTCAGTGGGCTATAAATTCTTGCACGATCGCATTCAGCAAGCCAGCTATGTACTCATTGCTGATAATAAAAAACAGTCCGTCCACCTCAAAATCGGACAATTACTCTTAGCTCATCAATCGGACAGCGATCGGGAAGATAGCGATAACATTTTTAATGTTTTAAACCATCTGATGATAGGCATTGATGCCGATCCGTCTTCTATTCCCGCCGAGCAGCTAGCAGAACTAGCGTTTTTGGCAGGGATGAAAGCCAAACTCTCTATTGCTTATCAAGCAGCCATTGACTACTTCAGTTTTGGACTTTCCCGACTTCATCAAGATGCTTGGGAAACTCATTATCAACTCGTATTCGATCTCAATCGCGAAAAAGCAGAATGTGACTATTTTGTTGGTCGGTTTGAAGAGTCGGAATCAATACTGAATTACGCTTTGACAAAAGTAAAAAGACCTCGAGATACCGCCCAGATTTATGGGATTTTCATGAATCAACGCATGACTCAAGGGACGGATCTTGTTTCTGGTATTAATGCTGGAATCAAGGGCTTAGCTGTTTTAGGTATGATGTTGCCCACCGATGTTGAGGCTTTAGAAGCTCTCGTCAAAGAAGAATTGCGGCAAGTTCAAGAAGCCTTTGATAAAATATCTCCTCGTGTTCTTTTAGACCTGCCTGAGATGAGCGATCCAGTACAGAAAAACTGTATGGATCTCCTGCCTATTTTGATGTCGATTTCTTATGTGGCAGGGAATTCAACTCTGAATTGGTTGACGCTGTTACGCATAATAAATCTTTCTCTTCAATATGGTCGAGCAGAGAGTTCTAGCTTTGCATTTTGTTACTATGGGATGGTTTTGGCTTCCCAGGGTCATTATCAAGAAGCATATCAGTTTGGTTCTGTAGCCCTAGAGGTCGATCGGACTTTCCATAATAAGCACTATATCGGCAAAAACAACAATATTTTTGCTCATTCTATCAACCCATATACTCGTCCATTAGCAGAGAACCTGCCTTTATATCAACAATCTTTTGAGGTTTGCACTGAATTAGGGGACTTGATCTTTGGGGTCTGGGCAATTGAATTTCTCATGTGGACTCATCTAATCAAAGGAAGTCCTTTACCTCTAATCGAGGAAGAAGCTCAGAAGTATATTAGCTATGTCCAAGGAGTCAACGATTACAACATGCTGTGCTGCTTTGAGCTTAAACAGCAATTTGTGCAAGAGCTGATGGACGAGACCTTAGAGGATGACTCGTTAACATATATAGGGTTTATGAACAATCCAAACCTGAAGCTTTGGCAAGACAATCACTACGAACACGGTATTAACTGGTATGGCTTCCTCGTTTTACAACGGCTTTATCTCAAGGAAAACTATGGACAAGCTGTGGAGATAGCTCAATTACTAAAATCTACACTGGCGACAAATTTTGGGTTTTTCCCTATTCTTATCTACCATGTTTACTATCCCCTCAGCCTGATCGCTAATTATTCTGAAGTGGATAGTGAAACTCAGACTGTTTACTTACAGCAAATACAGGAACAACAACAAATACTTCAAAAGTGCTCTGAAAACTGCTCGGACAATTTCCTTCATAAATATCATTTGATTTCTGCTGAAATTGCTTATCTCAATGGCGATCGCCTGCAAGCAATAGAATTATACGATCGCGCGATCGCCGGAGCGAAAGAGAACGAATACATCCAAGAAGAAGCCCTAGCCAACGAACTCGCCGCCAAATTCTACCTCGACTGGGGGAAAGAGAAAATTGCAGCCGTATATATGCAAGAAGCGTACTACTGCTACGCCCACTGGGGAGCGAAAGCAAAAACCGACCACCTAGAGGCCAACTACCCCGAACTGCTCGCCCCCATTCTGCAACAACAACGCACAGAAGCGAGCGCAGTCAACAACCTCACCAGACTCACCCAAACGCTAACCACATCCCTCGAAACCCAAACTTCTAGCAGCACAAGCATCTCCGAAACCCTCGACGTTGCCACCATCCTGCAAGCCGCCCAAAAACTTTCCAGCACCATCGAGCTAGAGCAGCTACTCGGTGATATCGCCGAGATTATCCTCATCAACGCCGGTGCGAAAAAGATGGCACTGCTCACCCTAGAGCGAGCTCAATGGCAGCTCCACGCCACAGCCGAACAGCACGAGCAAGGCAACATCACGACCCAGACCCAACCCCAACCCCTCACCCCCGACAACCCCGTCGTTCCACTCCGCCTGATTCAGTACGTCAAAAATACACAGCAATCCGTTCTCATCAACGAAGCGAAAACCGAGATTGCCGGAATCCTCGAAGGCTACCTGCTCCAATACCAACCTCAGAGCGTCCTCTGTCTCCCCTTGATCAACCAAGGCGACTTAGTTGCGATCGCCTATCTCGAGCATCCCACCACCAAAAGGGTCTTCACTCCCAACCGTCAAACGATTCTGGAATTCCTCTGTGCCCAAGCGGCTGTATCTCTGCAAAATGCCCAACTCTATCAACAAGCTCAACAATCCCAGAGCAAAGCAGAACAGGCGTTGGTCGAGCTGCAACAGGCCCAATTACAACTGGTGCAGAGTGAGAAGATGTCTGCCCTCGGCAATCTCGTTGCGGGTGTAGCGCATGAGATTAATAACCCGGTGGGCTTTTTGCAGGGAAATATTCAGCCAGCACAGGACTATGTTCGAGATTTACTGGGCTTGATTGATGTTTATCAAACAGAATATCCCCAAGAGAATGAGACAGTGGAGGATGAAATCGAAGCGATCGATTTAGAATTTGTGCGGGAAGATTTACCGAAATTGCTTAATTCGATGAACTTGGGTGTTGACCGAATCCGGAATATCAGCACCAGTTTACGCACCTTTTCGCGGACAGATAAAGAACATAAAACGGCGTTTAATCTGCATGAGGGTATTGAGAGTACATTGCTGATTCTTAAGCATCGCACTAAGGCAAATGAGCAACGACCGAAAGTTGAAGTGGTCAAGAATTATGGGGAACTGCCAGAGGTGCAATGTTTCCCGGGGCAGTTGAATCAGGTGTTTATGAATATTTTGGCAAATGCAATTGATGCTTTTGAGGAGGCAAATCAGGGAAAAACCTATCAAGAAATCGAAGCGAGTCCCAATATGATTGCGATTACCACATTCCTGCACAATGAATAG